The Agrobacterium cucumeris genomic interval CATCGATGGTGTCATCCGACATTTCCACGGCTATTGCGATCTATCGGACAAAGGCGCCGTCGAGCGCATGCGCGTGGCAATCATCGAGCGTGAGAGCCGGCCGGTGCGCGCCATGACGCGCGAGGAACGCCTGGAGCATATCTGGAGCATCACGGCGGACGACTATCGTGGCTATGCCGGCGATCGCTGGGACGAAGCTGCGCGCGGCAAGCGCACGATCATGCTCTACGGCGGCGCAGTGGGCAGCACTCTGAAACTGCTCGACGAGCTGACCGACGACGAGATCGCGGCGAAGCTGCCGGTGCAGCTGCGCCACCTCCCCTCGCCGATTGCCGCATGAGGGAGGCACACTATGCTTTCCTTCCCGCTTACATCCGTCCGCGAGGTCGTCGCCCGCAGTCGTGCCGACGCCGAAGCCAATGGCGGCTTTCGTAACCCCTACTACGGCCTGCGCCCTGGCAAGGACGAGAAGCCCGGCCTCTGGCTCGTCGGCGACCAAGGAGTCTACCTCCTGTCGAACGGCAAGCTGCCCGATGGCGCCAAGCCTTTGGTCGTTTATGCCGAGGAATGCGATCCCCGCACCAATGACGACTGGTTCGCAGTCAAACGCCGGACATTCGGCGGCGATGACGGAGTCGATTTCGTCGATGCGGAACAGCTCGAAGCGATGATGGCGGCCGCGCCGGAGGCGACGCACCTGCGTATCGCATTCCTTCAGGACTCGATGCAGCTCTTCCTGGTCGCGAAGCCCTAGGCAATTCGCGACCAGTCCGGCCCGTTTGGCCACCTATCCCAAACCCTTGAGCTCCCTTTAATCCCCGCAAGTGCTTCCCGCGGGGTGATGACGCTCGCCATTTTCCGAGGAAACCTCCATGAGCAACGATCCCTTCACTCTCGACATGTTCGGCAGCAGCGCGCTGTCATCAGGCCTCGGCCTGGGCGTCACACCGTTCGGCGGCTTCGATACGGTCGCGGCCAACGACGATGACCCGGAACCGACGCCGCCCTCTCCCTCCCCGGCCTTGCCGGCCGCGGCGATAGAACGTCCGGCGCCCCGGCGCCAGGGCAACCGGTGCAACTTCTACCTCGACGATGCGGATCGGGGCTTGGCCGGATCCTGGAAGGATCGCGCTCGCGCCAATGTTGCGGCGATCCTGATCG includes:
- a CDS encoding DUF3085 domain-containing protein — its product is MLSFPLTSVREVVARSRADAEANGGFRNPYYGLRPGKDEKPGLWLVGDQGVYLLSNGKLPDGAKPLVVYAEECDPRTNDDWFAVKRRTFGGDDGVDFVDAEQLEAMMAAAPEATHLRIAFLQDSMQLFLVAKP
- a CDS encoding DUF1419 domain-containing protein; this encodes MYPSPAIRKVFHGVASRQQMFRMFDRHAQRPNRWDGDASLLYSGEWFEIAETEHDYMFEILPPLWIRGSMFAMREYLTGSVTSVFFALRIDGVIRHFHGYCDLSDKGAVERMRVAIIERESRPVRAMTREERLEHIWSITADDYRGYAGDRWDEAARGKRTIMLYGGAVGSTLKLLDELTDDEIAAKLPVQLRHLPSPIAA